In Macadamia integrifolia cultivar HAES 741 chromosome 13, SCU_Mint_v3, whole genome shotgun sequence, one DNA window encodes the following:
- the LOC122059996 gene encoding probable alpha,alpha-trehalose-phosphate synthase [UDP-forming] 7 codes for MISRSYTNLLDLASGNFPVMVRERKRLPRVMTVPGIVCELDDDQANSVSSDVPSSIAQDRIIIVANQLPVKSKRRPDNKGWSFSWDEDSLLLQLKDGLPEDMEVIYVGLLKVEVEPNEQDDVSQTLLEKFKSVPAFLPLDIFNKFYRGFCKQHLWPLFHYMLPFSADKGGRFDRSLWEAYVSANKIFSQKVIEVINPEDDYVWIHDYHLMVLPTFLRRRFNRLRIGFFLHSPFPSSEIYRTLPVREEILKALLNSDLIGFHTFDYARHFLSCCSRMLGLEYQSKRGYIGLEYYGRTVGIKIMPIGIHMGQIESVLRQADEEWRVAELKKQFEGKTVLLGVDDMDIFKGINLKLFAMEQMLKLHPKWQGRAVLVQIANPARGRGRNLEEIQEEIQSSCKRINEEFGRPGYEPVVFIDRPVSVSERMAFYTIAECVVVTAVRDGLNLTPYEYIVCRQRASAGGSSSESTGPNRSMLVVSEFIGCSPSLSGAIRVNPWNVDATAEAMNEAISMPDAEQQLRHEKHYRYVSTHDVAYWARSFLQDMERSCKDHFRRRCWGIGLSFGFRVVALDPNFRKLSIDAIVSAYSRAKSRAILLDYDGTVMPQTSINKTPSQQVISILNTLCGDDKNTVFIVSGRGRESLGTWFSPCEKLGIAAEHGYFLRWSSDDEWEICGQSADFGWMEIAEPVIKLYTEATDGSSIETKESALVWHHRDADPGFGSCQAKELLDHLESVLANEPVAAKSGQFIVEVKPQGVSKGLVAEKVFTTMAEKGRQADFVLCIGDDRSDEDMFEIIGNAMNKNILSSHTALFACTVGQKPSKAKYYLDDTTEVIIMLEALAEASDSPSSDNSDTTSA; via the exons ATGATTTCCAGATCGTATACCAATCTGTTGGATCTTGCGTCCGGGAATTTTCCGGTAATGGTTCGCGAAAGAAAGCGTCTTCCGAGGGTAATGACAGTTCCTGGTATTGTCTGCGAGCTCGATGACGATCAAGCCAATAGCGTTTCGTCGGACGTTCCATCATCTATCGCTCAAGATCGCATAATCATTGTAGCAAACCAGCTGCCCGTGAAATCCAAGCGAAGACCTGATAACAAAGGCTGGAGTTTCAGTTGGGACGAAGATTCGTTACTGTTGCAGCTCAAGGATGGCTTGCCGGAAGACATGGAGGTTATCTATGTTGGGCTCTTGAAGGTTGAAGTGGAGCCCAATGAGCAAGACGATGTTTCTCAGACTCTGCTTGAGAAATTCAAATCTGTACCTGCTTTTCTCCCACTAGATATATTCAACAAATTCTATCGTGGTTTCTGTAAGCAGCATCTCTGGCCTCTGTTTCATTATATGCTCCCTTTTTCTGCTGATAAGGGTGGACGTTTCGATCGCTCTCTTTGGGAAGCCTACGTTTCTGCGAATAAAATTTTCTCGCAGAAAGTGATAGAGGTCATAAATCCAGAAGATGACTATGTCTGGATTCATGACTACCATCTCATGGTTCTTCCGACCTTCTTGAGGAGGCGATTCAACCGTTTGAGAATAGGTTTCTTTCTCCACAGCCCCTTTCCTTCGTCTGAGATCTACAGGACTCTCCCCGTCAGGGAAGAGATCCTCAAGGCGCTGCTAAATTCAGACCTGATTGGTTTCCACACTTTCGATTATGCTCGGCATTTCCTCTCCTGTTGCAGTCGGATGCTGGGCTTGGAGTATCAATCAAAAAGAGGTTACATTGGGTTAGAATACTATGGGAGAACTGTTGGCATCAAGATCATGCCCATCGGAATCCACATGGGTCAGATTGAGTCCGTGCTGAGACAAGCTGATGAGGAGTGGAGGGTTGCAGAGCTTAAGAAGCAGTTTGAAGGGAAGACTGTTTTACTTGGCGTTGATGATATGGACATCTTCAAGGGGATTAATCTGAAGCTCTTTGCAATGGAACAGATGCTCAAGTTGCACCCCAAATGGCAGGGAAGGGCTGTACTGGTTCAGATTGCGAATCCTGCAAGGGGCAGAGGAAGAAATCTTGAAGAGATACAAGAAGAAATACAGTCGAGCTGCAAGAGGATCAATGAAGAATTCGGTCGACCTGGGTATGAACCGGTGGTGTTCATTGATAGGCCTGTTTCGGTTAGTGAAAGAATGGCCTTCTATACCATTGCAGAGTGTGTTGTCGTCACGGCTGTTAGGGATGGTTTGAACCTTACTCCCTATGAGTATATTGTTTGCAGGCAGAGAGCCTCTGCAGGTGGATCGAGTTCAGAGTCTACCGGGCCAAACAGGAGCATGCTAGTGGTGTCAGAGTTCATTGGGTGCTCTCCGTCACTGAGTGGGGCGATACGCGTCAACCCATGGAATGTTGACGCGACAGCAGAGGCAATGAATGAAGCTATTTCAATGCCCGATGCTGAGCAACAGCTAAGGCATGAGAAGCATTACAGGTATGTAAGTACCCATGATGTGGCTTATTGGGCACGAAGCTTCTTGCAAGATATGGAGAGAAGTTGTAAAGATCATTTCAGGAGAAGATGTTGGGGaattgggttgagttttggtttCAGGGTTGTGGCCCTTGATCCTAATTTCAGAAAGCTTTCCATAGATGCCATTGTTTCAGCATACTCAAGGGCTAAGAGCAGAGCCATACTGCTGGACTATGATGGCACTGTCATGCCTCAAACTTCCATAAACAAGACTCCAAGTCAACAGGTTATCTCCATTCTAAACACACTTTGTGGGGATGATAAGAATACAGTCTTCATTGTTAGCGGAAGAGGTAGAGAGAGTTTGGGAACATGGTTTTCTCCATGTGAGAAGCTTGGGATTGCTGCCGAACACGGCTACTTCTTGAG GTGGTCATCTGATGATGAATGGGAAATCTGTGGCCAGAGTGCCGATTTTGGGTGGATGGAGATAGCTGAGCCAGTAATCAAATTGTATACAGAAGCCACTGATGGTTCTTCCATTGAAACCAAGGAGAGTGCCTTGGTTTGGCACCATAGGGATGCAGACCCGGGCTTCGGGTCCTGTCAAGCAAAGGAACTGTTAGATCACCTAGAGAGTGTGCTAGCAAATGAACCTGTTGCTGCCAAGAGTGGTCAATTCATTGTTGAAGTGAAGCCTCAG GGAGTAAGCAAAGGTCTTGTTGCAGAAAAGGTCTTTACTACCATGGCTGAGAAAGGGAGGCAAGCAGATTTTGTGCTGTGTATTGGGGATGATAGATCAGATGAGGACATGTTTGAGATCATCGGTAATGCTATGAACAAGAATATCCTGTCGTCTCACACAGCTTTGTTTGCCTGCACGGTTGGGCAGAAGCCAAGCAAAGCTAAGTATTATTTGGACGACACAACTGAGGTCATCATCATGCTGGAAGCTCTAGCGGAAGCCTCTGATTCTCCATCCTCTGACAACTCCGATACCACATCTGCCTAA